Genomic DNA from Callospermophilus lateralis isolate mCalLat2 chromosome 11, mCalLat2.hap1, whole genome shotgun sequence:
CAAGACTGCTGAGACTGGTGAGATCTTCAGGGCACTTCCAGGAAGTACTGCCTGCTAAGAAACTGTGGTGGGTAGGGAATTGGGATTCCCAGGCTAAAGGCTTCTGTTTCAGTTGGTGGAATTTTGGCCTTCATGGAAAGAACAGACTGAAACTCAGGAGTTATAAAGGGCTAAaggtgtggcttggtggtagaaagcttgcctatcgtgtgtgaggccctgggttccaaccccaacacagtttaaaaaaaaaaaaattttttttttttcagactgtAGGAGGTAGAGCCTTGGACTCTGCTTCTGACCTAGCACTCTAGGGATGGTTGTTAGGGGAATCTACTGGGTACTCAGTCCATCTGATGGTAGATACAACTTTTGCCAGAAGACTTTGCTGAGTGATTTGGgttaacttgcctagcatgtatgaggccctaggttcattttccagcactacaaaaaagatAGACCTTGAGAATGAAGGGTATTATCTAATAATCTGGTGGGCTGAGACCCTAGACTGGGTCTTTGGCTTTGTCATCCCCCCTTGCCTTGGGTCCTTCAGTTGATTACCTCTTCTCAGGGTATATCCAGCGGCGGCTGATCAAGTCCATGGAGTCAGTGATGGTGAAATACGATGCAACTGTGCGGAACTCCATCAACCAGGTGGTGCAGCTGCGCTATGGCGAGGATGGCCTGGCAGGAGAGAGTGTTGAATTTCAGAACCTAGCTACACTGAAACCTTCTAACAAGGCTTTTGAGAAGAAGTAAGGAGGCGGGCAAGTGGGTGATTCATGCTCTTGAATCTTAGGGCCTGAGTTGTAGGATTTCAAATCCCTCAGAGAAATGGCCTGAAGAATGTCTTGCAGTGGGCCTTATTTTTCAGCACATTTTCTCCACCCATCTGAAATAGCTACTTGATGGGGAGGAGGATGAATGGAGGCAGATTTGAAATTTGTCCTTACTTTTTCCCTGGTGATGTTAGGAAAGGGCACAGGGGCAGGTACATGTTCAAACCCTGGCACCCTTGATCTATCCCACGAATCTTGCTTCCAAATTGTTTTTCCTGTACACTTTTGAGagcctcacctgttcctttcaGAGCTAATAACATAacccagagggctggggatgtggctcaagtggtagcgcgctcgcctggcatgcgtgcggcctgggttcgattctcagcaccgcgtacaaacaaagatgttgtgtccgccgataactaaaaaaaaaaaaatattaaaaactctctctctctctctcctctctcactctctcttaaaaaaacaaaaacaaaaacaaaaacataacccAGAGCTGTCATGTCCCCTGAATCCATCTCTTTTCACCTCAGGTTCCGCTTCGATTATACCAATGAGAGGGCCCTGCGGCGAACTCTGCAGGAGGATCTGGTAAAGGATGTGCTGAGCAATGCACATATACAGAACGAGCTGGAAAGGGAATTTGAAAGGATGCGTGAGGATCGGGAGGTGCTTAGGGTCATCTTCCCAACTGGTGACAGCAAGGTATGTGTGGTTAGGAAGTGCTAGGCTAGGGAGGTGCTGCCACTGGATGGCAGTCCTTGACTTGAAATCTTCTCTCTATTCCCTCCTCTCTCAGGTTGTTCTCCCCTGTAACCTTCTGCGAATGATCTGGAATGCTCAGAAAATCTTTCACATCAACCCTCGCCTTCCCTCTGATCTGCACCCCATCAAAGTGGTAGAGGGTAAGTACCTGCTTAGGGGTTTCCAGGCCAGGCTGGGGGATAGGAGTCTGCTTGGCCTTGGTCTGATGATCTCTTCACCCTTTCTTTGGCCCCAGGAGTCAAGGAATTGAGCAAGAAGCTGGTGATTGTGAATGGGGATGACCCACTAAGCCGGCAGGCTCAGGAGAATGCCACACTGCTCTTCAACATCCACCTGCGATCCACACTATGCTCCCGCCGCATGGCTGAGGAGTTTCGGCTCAGTGGAGAGGCTTTTGACTGGCTGCTTGGGGAGATTGAATCCAAGTTCAACCAGGCCATTGTGAGTATTGGCTTCTCACCTTggcctcatttttctttttgcttattgGCTTCTCTAGTTTCTAAGAACAGTTTACTTATGTCCATAATCACTCTTACTTATTGAAAGAGTACTGTGTACCAAGACCTGTGTTTGGTGCATTATGCCTTTATATCATAACAATCCTAAAATGATCCTAGTAGGGGAGAGATTGCTAGTCCCACGTGGCAGAGCCAAAACTGAGGCTTAGACAACGACTTTGTATATTTTATGATGGTCATCATATAGGAAGTAAGTGGTGTGACTGGCAATATGAAGTagccttgttcttttttttttcctaaaatgctTGCTATGTGCAGAATTCTAATTTAGCGAGAAGAAATTGGAGGGAATGAGTAGAAAAAAGATTTATAGATACTGGAACATGCTTTCGCTATATTTAAGGGGTTTATAGGATAATGGAAGGAGGGGAAGCATTTTAGGCATGCCTCTGAATCTGATTGATGTAAATGAATCTTATAAATTAGGTATCAGTCTTAAAAATTAGGTATCTGGgtatggtagtgcatgcctgtaactctTACCTACCTGGGAGGCCAaggcatgaggattgcaagttcaagaccaacatGGTACtttagactgtctcaaaataaaagtaaaaacttgggaggctgaggcaggaggatcacaagtttgaggctagcttcactaatttagcaagatcctgtctcaaaaagtaaaaaaggactggggatatagtttagtgggtaaagcacccctggcatttattcttcagtaccaaaaaatttaaaagggccagggatgtagcttagtaaggtagagcacttacctagcgcgCAAGAACCTCTGGGTTTAACCTCTGGTactagaatgaatgaatgaatgaattagaaATGCCTTAGGAAATACTGTGAAACGAcactgaaaaaagaaatgaaaagacatcaACCTGTGTTCAGGGATTGGAATACTTCATATTGTTAAATGAACTGTTCCCTGAAATGATCCACAGATACAATACAATCTTTATCATAAAATCCCATCTGTGTTTTTGGCAGAAATTTATGAGCTGAttgtgaaattcatatggaaacgcAAGGGAACCAGAAGCACCAAAACAATCTTAAGAAAGAACAAAGTTGggtctgggtttgtggctcagtggtagagcacttgcgtagcatgtgtgaggtactgggttcgtttctcagcaaagaaagaaaagaaaatagatcaACAAAGTTGGAAAACTCACACTCATTGATTTCAAAAACTTAATAGAGCTATAGAGTATGTTAGTGGCATAAGGATGTGTTTATAGATCAATAGAATAGAATTCAGTGTTCAGAATTAAAATCTTCACATTAGTgttcacttgatttttttttttttttttgtaagtgcCAAGTCAATTAAATGGGAGAAGAAAATAATCTTTACAACAGATTATGCTGGGACCACTAGATCTCCACATTCAAATGAATGAAGTTGGGGGTTaagggtataactcagtggtagagcacttccctagcatgtgcaagaccccgaGTTCAACCTATGGccctgaaaaaacaaacaaattcagcccaaaagaaagaaatttgataCCCCTATCTTATACAACATAAGAAAAGTACCTCAAAGATAGAAATTTAAGAGTTAAAGTATAATGTGAATAAAAGTAAATgggttatatttttaaaactatggaTTAGATAGTGGATTCTTAGTTATGACCCCAAAGCATAAACAACCAAAGAAAAAAGTAGGAAATATGAACTTGATCAAAATTTTAAACTTCTGTACTTCATAGAGCACCATCAAGAAAGTAAAAAGATATCACAGGATGGGAGAAAATGCTTTGAAATTATCTGTCTGATAAGTCTCATGTACAAAGAATATGTAGAGGACTggttgtggtggcacacacctgtaatcccaatgactttggagtcttgaggcaggaggattgtaagatcAAAACTAGccatagcaatttagtgaggccctaagcaacttagccaggccctgtctcaaaatttaaaaaataaataggggatgtggttcaatggtaaagtgcccttgggttcaatcctcagtaccaaaaaaaaaaaaaaaaaaggtgaggtgctaagcaactcaatgaaacaacttctctaaataaaataacaaaaaagggctggggatgtggcttagtggtttaatgcccctaagttcaatcctcgATACcagtgagtaaataaataaataataaaaaaataaaagtctctCTACTTTTGCCAAACTCATCTGCCCCATGTCCTTTAAGAATAAGGCTAGTCTTGGCCTTGACTACATTCCAGTCATTCACCAGAACAGAGGATTGGTGTTGTCTGACTCTAGTCTTTCCTTAGGCCCATCCTGGGGAAATGGTAGGAGCTCTGGCTGCACAGTCCCTTGGAGAACCTGCTACCCAGATGACCTTGAATACTTTTCATTATGCTGGTGTGTCTGCCAAGAATGTGACCCTGGGAGTACCCCGACTTAAGGAACTCATCAACATTTCTAAGAAGCCAAAGACCCCATCACTCACTGTCTTCCTGCTGGGCCAGTCTGCTCGAGATGCTGAGAGGGCCAAGGTAGGGAGTAATGGGCTTGGCAGGAAGAAAAGGAGGTGAATTTTTCCTTGAATCTAGAGTTTGGGATACCCTTGGTAGATGGTTTCAAGAGGCATTTCGAGTTACCCCAATGCCTGTgtcatgaatccctttctctatcCAGGACATTCTGTGCCGCCTAGAGCATACAACATTGAGGAAGGTGACTGCCAACACAGCCATTTACTATGACCCCAATCCCCAAAGCACAGTGGTGGCAGAGGATCAGGAGTGGGTGAATGTCTACTATGAAATGCCTGACTTTGATGTGGCCCGAATCTCCCCCTGGCTGTTGCGGGTGGAGCTGGACCGGAAGCACATGACTGACCGGAAGCTGACTATGGAGCAGATTGCTGAAAAGATTAATGCTGGTAAGGCTGGGAAGACAGGACCAACTCAGGAGTACCACCTGGGTGTCCACTTCTGTGATGTTCACTGCACTTGGGTCCTAAAAATGCTTCTCACTATCAGTATACCATCTATAACCTCCCAAGACACTTCCAGGTCACTGTTCCCTGGTCCTTATACCTTCCAGGGACCTTCTGTATTCCCCCTCCTCCTTTCTAGAGGGAATCTATGAGAAGGAAAGTTCTATGAGGAGAGGTTGGTCACAAGAAAACTCTGAGTGAATAACCTAGAAATGGACAGTGACCCGGAAGCAAGTCCTGTTCAGTGTGATCTTTCTCATGGTTTCTTGTCTCTGCCAGGTTTTGGTGATGACTTGAATTGCATCTTTAATGATGATAACGCAGAAAAGCTGGTCCTTCGTATACGTATTATGAACAGTGATGAAAACAAGATGCAAGAGGTAAATGGGAACTAAGAAGAAATTGACCTGAGTCCTGTTCCTTGTTAGTGGCCAAAGAAATTAAGATGCAAGCAACATTAGCCACATCCACCTAATTTAGGAGTAGGGAATGATGATTAGCAATGATTTTCCAAATATGTACCAGTGAAAatctttgaaatttgaaatggAAGCCAAATAGATAAAACAGACAGATGGTACTGAAAAAGGGCACATCCTCATAGCTCTGTCATTTGATTCTCCTTCCCCAGATTCCTATAGCCCACTCTCCTGTGCCAGGATAGCAAGGGGGCAGGGTTAAGGACAGGCTGAATGGTAGAGTAGGAATTGCTGTGTCCTTAGGACAGTGATATTGCAGCAGATATAATGTGATCCATAAAAATGTTTGACCAATGACTGATTCCTGGGTATAGTTACTGAGAGATTGTTCTGTACATGCAAGTGTCTACCGTTTTAATAATAAAACTCAAGAACTCATCAACTCCCGATGTGTTGTCAGAATAGCTAAGAAAATGTTAATGTATTTTCATGGAATACAGTATACATCCACTAAAAAGGGTCATGCCAAATTAGAAGCAGCCTAGCAAAGCACTTGGCTAAGCACCAGAAGCAAAACAGGGACTTACTTGGGTCATAGCCCTCAAGGGCACATACATGGTGCTAAACAGACTACGTGAAAATAAAGAATATTAGGCAGTAGGGTGTGGTTGCCTTCTCTTaggtttcttttaatatttttgggaCCAAGTCTTGAGAGGCAGTAGTTTGGAGTGAGAGTTGAGAAGAGACCCAAGGGTTCTAGGAATGCTTATCTCATGTTACAGGAAGAAGAGGTGGTAGACAAGATGGATGATGATGTCTTCCTGCGCTGCATTGAGTCTAACATGCTGACAGATATGACCCTGCAGGGTATCGAGCAGATCAGCAAGGTCAGCCTTCTCTTCCTCAACTGTTGTCCTCCCACCTGTCCCTCACCCTGTCCTACTTAGTCCAGCTCAAGTTCACTCTGCTCTTCCAGGTGTACATGCATTTGCCACAGACTGACAACAAGAAGAAGATAATTATCACAGAGGACGGGGAATTCAAGGCCCTGCAGGAGTGGATCCTGGAGACGGATGGTGTCAGCTTGATGCGGGTACTGAGCGAGAAAGATGTGGACCCTGTGCGCACCACTTCCAATGACATTGTGGAAATCTTCACGGTGAGCCCACTGCCTCATGGTCTTTCCTGGGGCTTATTTCAGAGTGAGGTTTCAGGGCTGTCATTCTGTGCTATCTGCTCACAGGATTTCCTTTTTCAAGTTTTTTCTGCCTGAATACATTTTCAAGTGTGGGATGTACTGATTCCTGACTCCCTCCCTATGGATCTGGGTGGTGGTAGGAGCAGGAAAAGGAAAAGAGCTAACCTGGACTTGATTCTTCCCCCTCAATCTCCATGACAGGTGCTGGGCATTGAGGCTGTGCGGAAGGCTCTGGAGCGGGAACTGTACCATGTCATCTCTTTTGATGGTTCCTATGTCAATTACCGGCATTTGGCGCTCTTGTGTGATACCATGACTTGTCGTGGCCACTTGATGGCCATTACCCGACATGGAGTCAACCGCCAGGACACTGGACCTCTCATGAAATGTTCCTTTGAGGAAACGGTAATGGCAGAACTTTTCTCTGAGCAGGGTCGGAGAAAGGAGCTCTGCAAAATAGGAGCATGAATGTATATTTTTATCAGTGTTGTTGTTCTACTGTGGGGCAATTGGGCTACAACTGTGGTGGGAGCACCCTGGGTGCAGTGTGTGGAGGGGTCTGACGGGGCCTGTCCTTTTCTGGTTGTTTAGGTGGATGTGCTTATGGAAGCAGCTGCCCATGGGGAGAGTGACCCCATGAAGGGGGTGTCTGAGAATATTATGCTGGGCCAGCTAGCTCCAGCTGGCACTGGCTGTTTTGATCTCCTACTTGATGCAGAGAAGTGCAAGTATGGAATGGAGATCCCCACCAACATCCCTGGCTTGGGGGCTGCTGGACGTGAGTATGAGGGCCTCAGCTGAACAGACCCCTGCTGGGCCTACAAGGGGGTGAGGCAGGACTTGGCCAGGTGGGTTATTAGTCCCTGGGTCCTGTTCCTCATGAGTCACTGGGCTTCTTTGCAGCCACTGGCATGTTCTTCGGCTCAGCACCCAGTCCCATGGGAGGAATTTCTCCTGCCATGACACCCTGGAACCAGGGTGCAACCCCAGCCTATGGCGCCTGGTCCCCAAGTGTTGGTGAGTAACCTGACCCACGAAGAGGGCCCTCAGGTGGTCAGAAGTGGGTGATCTGGGATGGTGGATGGTAATTTTTGTAGATGGTGGAGGTCATGGGAACTGGGAAAAGGTGGATGATTGGGCTCCAGCTCTGgctggtttcagtctgttcttttCCCTTCCAGGGAGTGGGATGACCCCAGGGGCAGCTGGCTTTTCTCCCAGTGCTGCTTCAGATGCCAGTGGTTTCAGCCCAGGTTACTCTCCTGCCTGGTCTCCCACACCAGGCTCTCCAGGCTCTCCTGGCCCTTCAAGCCCATACATCCCTTCTCCAGGTGAGTTGTTACTGCCAAGCTACCTCATTTCCTCCTTGAGCTTTCCTTACAGACAAGTCTTTTCATCATATATTTCCCTTGTTGGCTTATTTTCCACAGGTGGTGCCATGTCACCCAGCTACTCGCCAACATCACCTGCTTACGAGCCTCGCTCCCCTGGGGGCTACACACCCCAGAGTCCCTCATATTCCCCCACTTCACCTTCCTACTCCCCAACCTCTCCATCCTATTCTCCAACCAGTCCCAACTATAGCCCCACATCACCCAGCTACTCCCCAACCTCTCCCAGCTACTCACCAACATCTCCTAGTTATTCGCCAACCTCTCCCAGCTACTCACCAACCTCTCCCAGCTATTCACCAACATCGCCCAGCTATTCGCCAACATCACCCAGCTACTCGCCAACGTCTCCCAGCTACTCGCCAACGTCTCCCAGCTATTCACCAACATCTCCCAGTTACTCACCAACTTCACCCAGCTACTCTCCCACTTCCCCTAGCTATTCACCAACATCTCCCAGTTACTCGCCTACATCTCCAAGCTACTCACCAACTTCCCCAAGTTACTCACCCACCAGTCCAAACTACTCTCCAACCAGTCCTAATTATACCCCAACGTCACCTAGCTACAGCCCAACTTCACCCAGCTACTCGCCTACTAGTCCCAACTACACACCAACTAGCCCTAACTACAGCCCTACCTCTCCAAGCTACTCCCCAACTTCACCCAGCTATTCACCAACCTCACCAAGCTATTCCCCCTCAAGCCCACGGTACACACCACAGTCTCCAACTTATACCCCAAGctctcccagctacagccccagctctccCAGCTACAGCCCTACATCTCCCAAGTATACCCCAACCAGTCCTTCCTACAGCCCTAGCTCACCAGAGTATACCCCAACCTCTCCTAAGTACTCGCCTACCAGCCCCAAATATTCACCCACTTCTCCTAAGTACTCTCCTACCAGCCCCACCTATTCACCCACTACTCCAAAGTATTCACCAACATCTCCTACTTACTCACCAACGTCTCCAGTTTATACCCCAACCTCCCCCAAGTATTCACCTACTAGCCCCACTTATTCACCAACCTCCCCCAAGTACTCACCCACCAGCCCTACCTACTCGCCCACCTCCCCTAAAGGCTCTACCTACTCTCCCACTTCCCCTGGCTACTCACCCACCAGCCCCACCTACAGCCTCACCAGCCCAGCCATCAGCCCGGATGACAGTGATGAGGAGAATTGAGGGTAAGCAGGGTGCCACAGCAGCTGGCTAGGACCAGGGGCAACCTTGGTGGCGCTGTGtagtcctctctctccctcctgggCTGTGACCCTGGCCCACCTCCCTGTGTACATAACTCCTTGTGACAAAATTCGCCCTTTAAGTTCTGGATCCTGTTTCTGATAGGGCTTTTTGTCTGTTCTCCACTTGTGCTGTTTCAGAACCCACTGACCTAGCTGTGGGGTTCCTCCTACCCCCTGCCTGACCCCACAGTGAAGGTCTTTCCTTGCCTGTGACTGGATTTGGGGTTAAAGGGTCTTTTAACTTTGTAGGGGTAGTTCCTGCTCAGAGTTGTACATCTGATCCTCGGGAAGAACAAAGTTTAAGCTGCCTTTtgtctgttattttatttttttgaagtttaAATAAAGTTTACTAATTTTGACCAAAAGTCTGTACATTGTATGCTTAATTGATGCTCAGGGAAGACAAGAATTCCCAGGCCTTGGCCCCATCTGGAAAAgtttgaaaaacagaaaaatagagaAACTGCAAAATGGTCACTTTTAATCCCACCACTAGGGggcatattttcttctttattttttttctatatatttgagTCTCTTCTAACAAGTGAAAAACAtacactttctttttttccatcagtagaaaacaatttattaataaaaatttcaaaggtagaagcaataatttttaagatatctaACATtcattaaacgaaaacactcaatAGAATGAAAGATTTTTCCTCCAGAAGATGGATACCCTGAGGCTAAACTGTCACCATATATACAATTAATCACTCTGAGGTATCTTTATA
This window encodes:
- the Polr2a gene encoding DNA-directed RNA polymerase II subunit RPB1, with protein sequence MHGGGPPSGDSACPLRTIKRVQFGVLSPDELKRMSVTEGGIKYPETTEGGRPKLGGLMDPRQGVIERTGRCQTCAGNMTECPGHFGHIELAKPVFHVGFLVKTMKVLRCVCFFCSKLLVDSNNPKIKDILAKSKGQPKKRLTHVYDLCKGKNICEGGEEMDNKFGVEQPEGDEDLTKEKGHGGCGRYQPRIRRSGLELYAEWKHVNEDSQEKKILLSPERVHEIFKRISDEECFVLGMEPRYARPEWMIVTVLPVPPLSVRPAVVMQGSARNQDDLTHKLADIVKINNQLRRNEQNGAAAHVIAEDVKLLQFHVATMVDNELPGLPRAMQKSGRPLKSLKQRLKGKEGRVRGNLMGKRVDFSARTVITPDPNLSIDQVGVPRSIAANMTFAEIVTPFNIDRLQELVRRGNSQYPGAKYIIRDNGDRIDLRFHPKPSDLHLQTGYKVERHMCDGDIVIFNRQPTLHKMSMMGHRVRILPWSTFRLNLSVTTPYNADFDGDEMNLHLPQSLETRAEIQELAMVPRMIVTPQSNRPVMGIVQDTLTAVRKFTKRDVFLERGEVMNLLMFLSTWDGKVPQPAILKPRPLWTGKQIFSLIIPGHINCIRTHSTHPDDEDSGPYKHISPGDTKVVVENGELIMGILCKKSLGTSAGSLVHISYLEMGHDITRLFYSNIQTVINNWLLIEGHTIGIGDSIADSKTYQDIQNTIKKAKQDVIEVIEKAHNNELEPTPGNTLRQTFENQVNRILNDARDKTGSSAQKSLSEYNNFKSMVVSGAKGSKINISQVIAVVGQQNVEGKRIPFGFKHRTLPHFIKDDYGPESRGFVENSYLAGLTPTEFFFHAMGGREGLIDTAVKTAETGYIQRRLIKSMESVMVKYDATVRNSINQVVQLRYGEDGLAGESVEFQNLATLKPSNKAFEKKFRFDYTNERALRRTLQEDLVKDVLSNAHIQNELEREFERMREDREVLRVIFPTGDSKVVLPCNLLRMIWNAQKIFHINPRLPSDLHPIKVVEGVKELSKKLVIVNGDDPLSRQAQENATLLFNIHLRSTLCSRRMAEEFRLSGEAFDWLLGEIESKFNQAIAHPGEMVGALAAQSLGEPATQMTLNTFHYAGVSAKNVTLGVPRLKELINISKKPKTPSLTVFLLGQSARDAERAKDILCRLEHTTLRKVTANTAIYYDPNPQSTVVAEDQEWVNVYYEMPDFDVARISPWLLRVELDRKHMTDRKLTMEQIAEKINAGFGDDLNCIFNDDNAEKLVLRIRIMNSDENKMQEEEEVVDKMDDDVFLRCIESNMLTDMTLQGIEQISKVYMHLPQTDNKKKIIITEDGEFKALQEWILETDGVSLMRVLSEKDVDPVRTTSNDIVEIFTVLGIEAVRKALERELYHVISFDGSYVNYRHLALLCDTMTCRGHLMAITRHGVNRQDTGPLMKCSFEETVDVLMEAAAHGESDPMKGVSENIMLGQLAPAGTGCFDLLLDAEKCKYGMEIPTNIPGLGAAGPTGMFFGSAPSPMGGISPAMTPWNQGATPAYGAWSPSVGSGMTPGAAGFSPSAASDASGFSPGYSPAWSPTPGSPGSPGPSSPYIPSPGGAMSPSYSPTSPAYEPRSPGGYTPQSPSYSPTSPSYSPTSPSYSPTSPNYSPTSPSYSPTSPSYSPTSPSYSPTSPSYSPTSPSYSPTSPSYSPTSPSYSPTSPSYSPTSPSYSPTSPSYSPTSPSYSPTSPSYSPTSPSYSPTSPSYSPTSPSYSPTSPNYSPTSPNYTPTSPSYSPTSPSYSPTSPNYTPTSPNYSPTSPSYSPTSPSYSPTSPSYSPSSPRYTPQSPTYTPSSPSYSPSSPSYSPTSPKYTPTSPSYSPSSPEYTPTSPKYSPTSPKYSPTSPKYSPTSPTYSPTTPKYSPTSPTYSPTSPVYTPTSPKYSPTSPTYSPTSPKYSPTSPTYSPTSPKGSTYSPTSPGYSPTSPTYSLTSPAISPDDSDEEN